One stretch of Saccharopolyspora erythraea DNA includes these proteins:
- a CDS encoding 8-amino-7-oxononanoate synthase, whose protein sequence is MRPISRESAFAWIDRGLDERDSAGLSRTLLPRDSEDPLLDLAGNDYLGLSRHPAVIGAAAEAAARWGAGSTGSRLVTGTTELHHELEEELAATYGTEAALVFSSGYAANLAVLTALTEPDSLIVSDQHNHASLIDGCRLSRARTEVFPHADVWRADGILRAHGGPAVVVTESVFSVDGDIAALRELHDVVGAHGAALLVDDAHGFGIIGPGGAGAFSEVGLVTPPDAVATATLSEALGAQGGVVLGPRRVIRHLTQTARTFVFDTGLAPACAGAALAALRVLSREPGRGKRVRLVAEQLHEGLTNAGLVVNPPGAAVLSLPAGSPSNAVEWATACRAGGVAVGCFRPPAVPDSTSRLRLTAGADLTEQQIAQAVRVIADAAPHHLRL, encoded by the coding sequence ATGCGACCGATCAGCCGGGAGTCGGCGTTCGCCTGGATCGACCGCGGTCTCGACGAGCGGGACAGCGCCGGGTTGTCCCGCACGCTGCTGCCCCGCGACTCCGAGGACCCGCTGCTCGACCTGGCAGGCAACGACTACCTGGGCCTGTCCCGCCACCCCGCCGTGATCGGCGCCGCGGCCGAGGCCGCCGCCCGGTGGGGCGCGGGTTCGACCGGATCGCGACTGGTCACCGGTACCACGGAGCTGCACCACGAGTTGGAGGAAGAGCTCGCGGCGACCTACGGCACGGAGGCCGCACTGGTGTTCTCCTCCGGCTACGCGGCGAACCTGGCAGTGCTCACCGCGCTCACCGAACCGGACTCGCTGATCGTCTCCGACCAGCACAACCACGCATCGCTGATCGACGGTTGCCGCCTGTCCCGGGCTCGCACCGAGGTGTTCCCGCACGCCGACGTCTGGCGGGCCGACGGGATACTGCGCGCGCACGGCGGCCCCGCGGTGGTGGTGACCGAGTCGGTGTTCTCGGTCGACGGCGACATCGCCGCGCTGCGCGAACTGCACGACGTCGTCGGTGCGCACGGTGCGGCACTGCTCGTGGACGACGCGCACGGCTTCGGCATCATCGGCCCCGGCGGCGCGGGGGCGTTCAGCGAAGTCGGGCTCGTCACCCCGCCCGACGCCGTCGCCACCGCCACGCTGTCGGAGGCCCTCGGCGCGCAGGGCGGTGTGGTACTCGGACCGCGCCGGGTGATCAGGCACCTGACCCAGACCGCACGCACGTTCGTCTTCGACACCGGGCTGGCGCCCGCGTGCGCGGGCGCGGCGCTGGCAGCGCTGCGCGTGCTGAGCCGCGAGCCCGGCCGCGGGAAGCGCGTCCGGCTGGTCGCCGAGCAGTTGCACGAGGGCCTCACCAACGCCGGACTGGTTGTCAACCCGCCGGGTGCGGCGGTGCTGTCGCTGCCTGCCGGGTCACCGTCCAACGCGGTCGAGTGGGCCACGGCGTGCCGTGCCGGCGGTGTCGCCGTCGGCTGCTTCCGCCCGCCCGCGGTGCCGGACTCGACGTCGCGTCTGCGCCTGACCGCCGGCGCCGACCTCACCGAGCAGCAGATCGCGCAGGCCGTGCGGGTCATCGCCGACGCCGCACCGCACCATCTCCGCCTCTGA
- the bioD gene encoding dethiobiotin synthase, whose protein sequence is MSVLVITGTGTEVGKTVVTAAIAALAPGRVAVLKPAQTGVEAGEDGDVAEVARLAGPVKAVELARYPEPLAPATAARRAGAAAVRPAQVAEAARELDREHDLVLVEGAGGLLVHYDDDGGTLADVAVALSAPVLVVAHAGLGTLNAAALTAEALRARGVECAGVVVGSWPSAPDLACRCNLDDLPEVTGAPLLGVLPEGAAADPAAFREIARAGLAPALGGQWRR, encoded by the coding sequence ATGTCCGTTCTCGTCATCACCGGTACCGGCACCGAGGTCGGCAAGACCGTCGTCACGGCGGCGATAGCCGCCCTCGCACCCGGTCGCGTGGCGGTGCTGAAGCCCGCGCAGACTGGTGTCGAGGCGGGCGAGGACGGTGACGTCGCCGAGGTCGCGCGGCTCGCGGGCCCGGTGAAGGCGGTCGAGCTGGCCCGCTACCCGGAGCCGCTGGCCCCGGCCACGGCCGCCCGCCGAGCGGGCGCGGCGGCGGTGCGGCCGGCGCAGGTCGCTGAGGCGGCCCGGGAGCTGGACCGCGAACACGACCTGGTGCTGGTGGAGGGCGCGGGCGGGCTGCTGGTCCACTACGACGACGACGGCGGCACGCTCGCCGACGTCGCGGTCGCGCTGTCGGCACCGGTGCTGGTCGTCGCCCACGCGGGCCTCGGCACGCTCAACGCCGCCGCGCTCACCGCAGAGGCGTTGCGGGCGCGCGGTGTCGAGTGCGCGGGTGTGGTCGTCGGGAGCTGGCCGTCGGCTCCGGACCTGGCGTGCCGGTGCAACCTCGACGACCTGCCGGAGGTGACGGGGGCGCCGTTGCTGGGGGTCCTGCCCGAAGGCGCGGCCGCCGACCCGGCCGCTTTCCGCGAAATCGCACGGGCGGGCCTCGCCCCGGCCCTCGGCGGGCAGTGGCGCCGGTGA
- a CDS encoding FAD-dependent oxidoreductase, translated as MSGESVLVIGAGVQGLTSGIVLAEAGVPVRIRTAERPRDTTSAVAGAMWGPAMLRPADRVLRWVTRSYAEFMALCRDSASGVHLAPGRMAARFDLGDVVPPEAQLLDDLRKCRPEELPEGFVSGYHATVPLIDMPKYLDHLVDRFRAAGGELVVSPVPTLGEAVAEARVVVNCTGVGARELVGDPAVHPVRGQHVVVANPGVEEYFIELTTASEFAGYMPHGDRVVLGGVAVEHDWNLVPSSTVSEGILRRCAEVEPKLGGAEVRDEIVGLRPGREQVRLEVEHFEGSRIVHDYGHAGCGVALSWGCAFEVADLVGT; from the coding sequence GTGAGCGGTGAGTCCGTGCTCGTCATCGGAGCCGGGGTGCAGGGCCTGACCTCGGGAATCGTCCTCGCCGAGGCGGGAGTCCCGGTCCGCATCCGCACCGCCGAGCGCCCCCGCGACACCACCTCCGCCGTCGCGGGCGCGATGTGGGGACCGGCGATGCTCCGGCCTGCCGACCGCGTCCTGCGGTGGGTCACCCGCTCGTATGCGGAGTTCATGGCGCTGTGCCGCGACAGCGCGTCGGGCGTGCACCTGGCACCGGGGCGGATGGCCGCCCGCTTCGACCTGGGCGACGTCGTGCCGCCGGAAGCGCAACTCCTTGACGACCTGCGCAAATGCCGGCCCGAGGAGCTACCGGAGGGTTTCGTCAGCGGCTACCACGCCACCGTGCCGCTCATCGACATGCCGAAGTACCTGGACCACCTCGTCGACCGCTTCCGGGCCGCGGGCGGCGAGCTGGTGGTCAGCCCGGTGCCGACGCTGGGCGAGGCGGTCGCGGAGGCTCGGGTCGTGGTGAACTGCACCGGTGTCGGGGCCCGCGAGCTGGTCGGCGACCCCGCCGTGCACCCGGTGCGCGGCCAGCACGTGGTGGTGGCCAACCCGGGCGTGGAGGAGTACTTCATCGAGCTGACCACGGCCTCCGAGTTCGCCGGCTACATGCCGCACGGCGACCGGGTCGTGCTCGGCGGCGTGGCGGTGGAGCACGACTGGAACCTGGTGCCCTCCAGCACGGTGAGCGAGGGCATCCTGCGCCGCTGCGCGGAGGTCGAGCCGAAGCTCGGCGGCGCCGAGGTCCGCGACGAGATCGTCGGGCTGCGCCCCGGCCGCGAGCAGGTCCGGCTGGAGGTCGAGCACTTCGAGGGCTCGCGGATCGTGCACGACTACGGCCACGCGGGGTGCGGGGTCGCGCTGTCCTGGGGCTGCGCCTTCGAGGTCGCCGACCTCGTCGGAACCTGA
- a CDS encoding 4a-hydroxytetrahydrobiopterin dehydratase — translation MAELLTDDQISTALEHLPEWRHEEGKLTRSVELASFPQAIQVVNRIAEIAEKENHHPDIDIRWRNLTFHCVTHSKGGITQADVSMAQEIDSAIDAFQQS, via the coding sequence ATGGCAGAGCTGCTGACCGACGACCAGATCTCCACCGCCCTCGAACACCTGCCGGAGTGGCGGCACGAGGAGGGCAAGCTCACCCGCAGCGTCGAGCTGGCCAGCTTCCCGCAGGCCATCCAGGTGGTGAACCGGATCGCCGAGATCGCCGAGAAGGAGAACCACCACCCCGACATCGACATCCGCTGGCGGAACCTGACCTTCCACTGCGTCACGCACTCCAAGGGCGGGATAACGCAGGCCGACGTGTCGATGGCCCAGGAGATCGACTCCGCCATCGACGCCTTCCAGCAGAGCTGA
- a CDS encoding thiamine ABC transporter substrate-binding protein: MNRFLRLAGAAALAALTASCSLAGTQNQDQSARTVTLVAHDSFAADEKLLAKFQETTGIRVNVLNSGDAGELTNKLVLSKANPIGDVAYGVDSTFASRALREGVFEPHRAPNADQGPQRYALEPEHRLSAVDVADVCVNVDSGWFAQRGLPEPANLRDLADPRYRDLFSVPDPTTSSPGLAFLLSTVAAFGENGWQDYWRQLAANGTKVSSGWEEAYNQDFSGSAGKGPRPIVLSYASSPAAEVNPDGSPRTKALAGTCYRQVEYAGVLRGAKDPEAAGRVVDFLLSPEFQAQVADTMYVYPSVRDVPLPQGWAVSAPLPPRPAELPAQQVEQNRDRWVEQWRAVVRG; the protein is encoded by the coding sequence TTGAACCGTTTCCTGCGACTCGCCGGAGCCGCCGCGCTGGCCGCGCTCACCGCGAGCTGCTCGCTGGCCGGCACGCAGAACCAGGACCAGTCCGCGCGCACCGTCACGCTGGTAGCGCACGACTCGTTCGCCGCCGACGAGAAGCTGCTGGCGAAGTTCCAGGAGACCACCGGCATCCGCGTCAACGTCCTCAACAGCGGTGACGCCGGGGAGCTGACGAACAAGCTGGTGCTGTCCAAGGCGAACCCGATCGGCGACGTGGCCTACGGCGTCGACTCGACCTTCGCCTCCCGCGCGCTGCGCGAGGGCGTGTTCGAACCGCATCGGGCGCCCAACGCCGACCAGGGCCCGCAGCGCTACGCGCTGGAGCCGGAGCACCGGCTCAGCGCCGTGGACGTCGCCGACGTCTGCGTCAACGTCGACTCCGGCTGGTTCGCCCAGCGCGGCCTGCCCGAGCCTGCGAACCTGCGCGACCTGGCCGATCCCCGCTACCGCGACCTGTTCTCCGTCCCGGACCCGACCACGTCCTCACCCGGCCTCGCGTTCCTGCTCAGCACCGTCGCGGCCTTCGGCGAGAACGGCTGGCAGGACTACTGGCGCCAGCTCGCCGCCAACGGCACCAAGGTGTCGTCGGGCTGGGAAGAGGCGTACAACCAGGACTTCTCCGGATCCGCAGGCAAGGGGCCGCGGCCGATCGTGCTCTCCTACGCCTCCTCGCCCGCGGCCGAGGTGAACCCGGACGGTTCGCCTCGCACGAAGGCGCTGGCCGGCACCTGCTACCGCCAGGTCGAGTACGCGGGTGTGCTGCGCGGCGCGAAGGACCCGGAGGCGGCCGGTCGGGTCGTCGACTTCCTGCTCTCACCCGAGTTCCAGGCGCAGGTGGCCGACACCATGTACGTCTACCCGTCGGTGCGCGACGTGCCGTTGCCGCAGGGCTGGGCGGTCAGCGCCCCGCTGCCGCCGCGTCCGGCGGAGCTGCCCGCGCAGCAGGTGGAGCAGAACCGCGACCGTTGGGTGGAGCAGTGGCGCGCGGTGGTGCGGGGCTGA